The sequence below is a genomic window from Deltaproteobacteria bacterium.
GGAACGCATGGAAAAGGAAAGCGAAGAAGACCTGCGTCGCTACGCTCTGGAGCACTCCCGGGACGCGGACATGGGCGATCTTGTGGCCGTCTATCTGCGTGGCAAGGTCGCGGCCCTGCGCGAGGAAGTGGGCGGCCAGCCCGCGCCCATCGTGCATTAGGCAATTGTGGTCATTTTTTGCGAAGTTTGGTTTGATTTTTGCCAAAAAAAAGCCCGTCCAAGGACGGGCTGTATCGAGCAAGCAAGCCGCTTAGTAGCGGGGGCGGCTCTCGCGAGGCTGCGCCTCGTTGACTTTCAGGGTGCGACCCTGGCAGTCGGTGCCGTTTAATGCCTGAATAGACTTGCGGGCGCCTTCGTCGTCCATTTCCACGAAGCCGAAGCCACGGGAACGGCCGGTTTCCCGGTCTTCGATGACGTGGGCGGAACTGACCTGGCCATACTGGGAAAACATGGCGTGCAGATCAGAATCAGAGGTCGACCAGGACAAATTTCCAACATAGATGTTCTTAGACAAGACAATAACTCCAAAGAAAAAAAGGAATAAAAA
It includes:
- a CDS encoding RNA-binding protein, translating into MSKNIYVGNLSWSTSDSDLHAMFSQYGQVSSAHVIEDRETGRSRGFGFVEMDDEGARKSIQALNGTDCQGRTLKVNEAQPRESRPRY